One window of Akkermansia biwaensis genomic DNA carries:
- a CDS encoding acyl-CoA thioesterase, whose translation MNPELAFQTKDEVMFYDTDCGGVVHNLAYLRMIEACRTKLGVKLGMDYKIMGDLQQFTVVVRHEIDYVRPAVLGDTIVTTGWLESVERTSFWCDFEMRRASNDDLLVRAHQKLAFVQMPQGRPVRIPAEWRTRWQACMES comes from the coding sequence ATGAATCCGGAGCTGGCGTTTCAAACGAAAGACGAGGTCATGTTTTATGATACGGATTGCGGAGGCGTGGTCCACAATCTGGCCTATCTGCGCATGATTGAAGCCTGCCGTACCAAGTTGGGGGTAAAGCTGGGCATGGACTATAAAATCATGGGCGACCTCCAGCAGTTCACCGTGGTGGTGCGTCATGAAATCGACTATGTTCGGCCTGCCGTGCTGGGGGATACGATTGTGACGACGGGGTGGCTTGAGTCCGTGGAAAGGACCAGTTTCTGGTGTGATTTCGAGATGCGCCGCGCTTCCAACGACGATTTGCTGGTGAGAGCGCATCAGAAGCTCGCCTTCGTGCAAATGCCCCAGGGCCGTCCCGTACGCATTCCGGCGGAATGGCGCACCCGGTGGCAGGCCTGCATGGAGTCCTGA
- a CDS encoding ComF family protein — protein MRRMNSGFSRELLIRGGMLAGIFREWTSWVYPFVCELCGCRCPDGRYVCPACRKRFIPIEPPFCAVCGEPAEGSFIPGGMCARCAVDAPSFEEARAVYVNDGELRELLLSFKYAGALHLAGTFAGMMAEAVRENRHWFGGRECLLVPVPMHRLKLVRRGYNQAEELAVLLGKELGWAVSRVLKRLPDRMPQASLAREQRLRHARKIYAVHESRLKRRPVRGRDILLVDDVFTTGATADACSRLLLRAGASSVCVLTLARTHHAWHG, from the coding sequence ATGAGGAGAATGAATAGCGGGTTTTCCCGGGAGCTTTTGATACGTGGGGGAATGCTGGCGGGAATATTCAGGGAATGGACTTCCTGGGTATATCCTTTTGTCTGTGAGCTATGCGGTTGCCGCTGCCCGGACGGAAGATACGTCTGCCCGGCATGCCGGAAGCGTTTTATTCCGATAGAGCCGCCCTTCTGCGCCGTTTGCGGGGAGCCGGCGGAGGGTTCCTTCATTCCCGGCGGGATGTGTGCCCGCTGTGCCGTGGACGCCCCCTCCTTTGAGGAGGCGCGCGCCGTGTACGTCAATGACGGAGAACTGAGGGAACTGCTCCTTTCCTTCAAATATGCCGGAGCCCTGCATCTGGCCGGGACTTTTGCCGGGATGATGGCGGAAGCCGTGCGCGAAAACCGCCACTGGTTCGGAGGGAGGGAGTGCCTGCTGGTCCCGGTCCCCATGCACCGGCTCAAACTTGTCCGGAGGGGATACAACCAGGCGGAGGAACTGGCCGTGCTGCTGGGGAAGGAGCTTGGCTGGGCCGTCAGCCGTGTGTTGAAACGCCTGCCGGACCGGATGCCCCAGGCAAGCCTGGCACGGGAGCAGCGCCTCAGGCACGCCCGGAAAATATACGCCGTGCATGAAAGCAGGTTGAAACGCCGTCCCGTCAGGGGCCGGGACATTCTTCTGGTGGACGATGTGTTCACCACCGGGGCCACGGCGGACGCGTGCTCCCGCCTGCTGCTCCGCGCCGGAGCCTCTTCCGTCTGCGTACTGACCCTGGCGCGCACGCATCACGCATGGCATGGCTGA
- the mazG gene encoding nucleoside triphosphate pyrophosphohydrolase yields the protein MNDTEMIECHEPALQMQRLISIMKRLRAPQGCPWDAEQTHKSLITNMIEEAYEAVDTIQRDDWQQMREELGDVLLQVVFHAEIAQENGRFDFNDVAAEVSEKLIRRHPHVFASSRADTTDAVLTQWDKIKRQEKGAEATPYLHGTGKGLPALLRAWKLQKKAAKAGFDWPDAQGALDKVKEETAECEEILPLPEEDPRLTEELGDLLFSVVNLCRKKGIDPEVAMAGANKKFERRFNEMERLLARDGLTLDQADLDAMEARWQQAKSAE from the coding sequence ATGAACGACACTGAAATGATTGAATGCCACGAGCCTGCCCTCCAGATGCAGCGCCTCATCTCCATCATGAAGCGCCTACGCGCGCCGCAAGGCTGCCCCTGGGACGCCGAACAGACACACAAATCGCTGATCACCAACATGATTGAGGAAGCGTACGAGGCTGTGGACACAATCCAAAGGGACGACTGGCAACAAATGCGGGAGGAACTGGGCGACGTGCTGCTTCAGGTCGTTTTTCACGCGGAAATCGCCCAGGAAAACGGACGGTTCGATTTCAATGACGTGGCCGCCGAAGTCAGTGAAAAGCTCATCCGCCGCCACCCCCACGTATTCGCCAGCTCCCGGGCGGATACGACGGACGCCGTCCTGACCCAGTGGGACAAAATCAAAAGACAGGAAAAAGGGGCGGAAGCCACCCCCTACCTGCACGGCACGGGCAAGGGGCTGCCCGCCCTTCTCCGGGCCTGGAAACTTCAGAAAAAAGCCGCGAAAGCCGGGTTTGACTGGCCGGACGCCCAGGGAGCCCTGGACAAGGTGAAGGAAGAAACGGCTGAATGCGAGGAGATACTGCCCCTGCCGGAAGAAGACCCGCGCCTCACGGAAGAACTGGGGGACCTGCTGTTTTCCGTGGTGAACCTGTGCCGCAAAAAGGGAATAGACCCGGAAGTGGCCATGGCGGGCGCCAACAAAAAGTTCGAACGGCGTTTCAATGAAATGGAACGCCTGCTGGCCAGGGACGGCCTCACACTGGACCAGGCGGACCTGGACGCCATGGAAGCCCGCTGGCAGCAGGCGAAATCCGCCGAATAA